ATCCACCAGCTCTATTAATACCAGGCGTCGTCCAGAACACGCAGAATATTGCCGCCCACAACCTTGCTAATCTCCGTATCGGAATAGCCGTGTTTGACAAGCCAGCGGACAATGTTAGGGAAGGCTTCAACAGGGCTCTCCAGGCCTTCCACGTACTCGACCTCGTCGAACTCCTTTTTGCCATGGGATGCCGCGATGGACAAGGCGGCGGCAAAAACGTGGTGAAGGCCAACGTGATCGCCGAAGAGGACATCTGGCCCAAATGCGACGTGGTCAATACCGACTAGATTGACGCAGTATTCAAAGTGCTCCATGTACGACTCTATATTGTGGCGGATGTTTTTCTTGGTAATCGTGGTATGCGGGGCAGCTTCAATGCCAATGACGCCACCTTTTTCCGCGCAGGCCTGGATGATATTATCGGGTTTTAAGCGATTCGAGTTCCACAGCGAGCGAGCGCCGGCATGTGTGATGAAAATTGGCCGATCACTCTCTTCAATGGTGTCGAGCGAGGTTTGATCGCCGGAATGCGACACGTCAATCGCGATGCCAAGCTTGTTCATACGACGAACGGCTTGACGGCCAAAATCGGTCAATCCTCCGTCGCGCCGTTCTTTGAGTCCATAACCCAGCTGATTGCCTTCGCTGTAGGCAATACCCATGCAACGGACACCAAGGCCGAAGAGAATGTCCAGACGGTCTAACTCGTTTTCAATCATGGTTGAAGCCTCAAGAGAAGGGATGAATGCGATGCGTCCATTGTCCTTCGCATCCAGGATGTCGGAGACCCGGCGTCCGACAATGACCATATCCTGATGGGCGATGTCAGAAAGTCTCATCCCCAGATCAAAGATGATGTCATCCCACTTCCACCCGCCGCGCGAGGTGATCATGGCGGTACCGTTCATCAGGTTGTCAAACACGGCATCGAGTCCCGATACGCTGAGGCCCTCATATCCGGTAACGTCACGGCCCCATCGGCGGTACTCAAAGATTTCGTCGAGATTGTCGGGTGTAACAAACATGTGATCGTGCAGGGAAATGGTGACATTCTCGTTGAAAATGTTCTGCACACGGGCTTCTTCTTCAGGGCTGACGGGGTACTTGAATTCAGGTACTCTGCCAATCTCCTGGGCTAATTTGAAAGCTTTGTAGTCAACACCGGCTTCTAAATACTGAAATGACTTGTAACCGTCATATTTTTTCTGTTTCACACATCTCATCCTCTCAAATGTTGTGCATGCCATGTGATGGCGTCTAACTCCATTGAGGCCCCAACCGACATAGGGCTGACATAGGGCTGACATAGGGCTGACATAGGGCTG
The Alicyclobacillus curvatus genome window above contains:
- a CDS encoding membrane dipeptidase; its protein translation is MRCVKQKKYDGYKSFQYLEAGVDYKAFKLAQEIGRVPEFKYPVSPEEEARVQNIFNENVTISLHDHMFVTPDNLDEIFEYRRWGRDVTGYEGLSVSGLDAVFDNLMNGTAMITSRGGWKWDDIIFDLGMRLSDIAHQDMVIVGRRVSDILDAKDNGRIAFIPSLEASTMIENELDRLDILFGLGVRCMGIAYSEGNQLGYGLKERRDGGLTDFGRQAVRRMNKLGIAIDVSHSGDQTSLDTIEESDRPIFITHAGARSLWNSNRLKPDNIIQACAEKGGVIGIEAAPHTTITKKNIRHNIESYMEHFEYCVNLVGIDHVAFGPDVLFGDHVGLHHVFAAALSIAASHGKKEFDEVEYVEGLESPVEAFPNIVRWLVKHGYSDTEISKVVGGNILRVLDDAWY